A genomic segment from Pseudomonas sp. S09G 359 encodes:
- a CDS encoding DMT family transporter — translation MSVVSKQSVAAAASTSLFVLLWSSGAIFSKLGLAHASPFAFLLVRFAIALVGLVILVPILKLQLPRPGKPMLYAAATGLVLLGAYQIFYLLALDLKVTPGVMATIMGVQPILTVVLIERRRSLSRMFGLGLGLAGLIMVVYQGIGLSGMSLAGMVFGLLALASMTFGSIMQKRITDNPLGTLPVQYLAGLLLCSVFVPFQPLHFEHSSGFYLPVLWMGLVVSLLATLLLYRLIARGNLVNVTSLFYLVPAVTAVMDYLIFGNRLALLSLLGMGLIIIGLVFVFRKR, via the coding sequence ATGTCTGTTGTTTCGAAACAATCCGTGGCCGCGGCGGCCTCGACGAGCCTGTTTGTCTTGCTGTGGAGCAGCGGGGCGATCTTCTCCAAACTGGGCCTCGCGCATGCTTCGCCCTTTGCCTTTTTGCTGGTGCGTTTTGCCATTGCCCTGGTTGGGCTGGTCATCCTCGTGCCGATCCTCAAGTTGCAATTGCCACGCCCCGGCAAGCCCATGCTGTATGCGGCGGCGACGGGGTTGGTGTTGCTGGGGGCATACCAGATTTTTTATCTGCTGGCCCTGGACCTCAAAGTCACTCCGGGGGTGATGGCGACCATCATGGGCGTGCAGCCGATCCTTACCGTGGTGCTGATAGAGCGCCGGCGGTCATTAAGTCGGATGTTCGGCCTCGGCCTGGGCTTGGCGGGGTTGATCATGGTGGTTTACCAGGGCATCGGGCTGTCGGGCATGTCCCTGGCCGGGATGGTGTTCGGGCTGCTGGCCCTGGCGAGCATGACCTTCGGCTCGATCATGCAGAAGCGCATCACCGACAACCCCCTGGGCACGCTGCCGGTGCAATACCTGGCGGGGCTGCTGCTGTGTTCGGTGTTCGTGCCGTTTCAGCCGTTGCACTTTGAACACAGCAGCGGCTTTTACCTGCCGGTGCTGTGGATGGGCCTGGTGGTGTCGTTGCTGGCGACACTGTTGCTGTACCGCCTGATCGCCCGGGGCAACCTGGTCAATGTCACCAGCTTGTTCTACCTGGTGCCGGCAGTAACGGCGGTGATGGACTACCTGATCTTCGGCAACCGACTGGCGCTGCTGAGCCTGCTGGGGATGGGGTTGATCATCATTGGCTTGGTATTTGTGTTTCGTAAACGTTGA
- a CDS encoding DMT family transporter, with protein MKPVDTLYLLGLAAIWGASFLFMRIIAPEIGAVPTAFFRVSIAAAGLLVILAMLRVSWDFQGKFNTVLLLGVINSGIPATMYSVAAQVLPAGYSAIFNATTPLMGVLIGGLFFHERMTASKVAGVCLGLLGVGVLTRAGPVAFDLELLMGALACLLATTCYGFAGFLARRWLDQRGGLDSRLSALGSMLGATLFLLPFFAYSAISHPPASWGGWQVWVSLLGLGLVCTALAYILYFRLLSSIGPVKSMTVTFMIPPFGVLWGALLLDEPLSMAHVYGGVLIAGALWLVLRPKKA; from the coding sequence GTGAAACCCGTCGACACCCTGTACCTGCTGGGGCTCGCTGCCATCTGGGGCGCGAGCTTTCTGTTCATGCGCATCATCGCGCCGGAAATCGGCGCGGTACCGACCGCGTTTTTCCGCGTGTCGATTGCCGCCGCCGGGTTGCTGGTGATCCTGGCGATGCTGCGCGTGAGCTGGGATTTCCAGGGCAAGTTCAACACAGTCCTGCTGCTGGGGGTGATCAACTCCGGCATCCCGGCGACCATGTATTCAGTGGCGGCCCAAGTGCTGCCGGCGGGTTACTCGGCGATCTTCAATGCCACCACGCCATTGATGGGTGTGTTGATTGGCGGGCTGTTTTTCCACGAACGCATGACCGCCTCGAAGGTCGCCGGGGTATGCCTGGGCCTGTTGGGTGTTGGCGTACTCACCCGCGCCGGCCCGGTAGCGTTTGACCTGGAACTGTTGATGGGCGCCCTCGCCTGCCTGCTCGCCACCACTTGCTATGGCTTTGCCGGTTTCCTCGCACGGCGCTGGCTGGACCAGCGCGGTGGGCTGGACAGTCGCCTGTCAGCGCTGGGCAGCATGCTCGGCGCCACCCTGTTCCTGCTGCCGTTTTTTGCCTACAGCGCCATCAGCCATCCGCCCGCGAGCTGGGGCGGTTGGCAGGTGTGGGTGTCGCTGCTGGGGTTGGGGCTGGTGTGTACGGCGCTGGCCTACATTCTGTACTTCCGCTTGCTCTCGTCCATTGGCCCGGTGAAGTCCATGACCGTGACGTTCATGATTCCGCCGTTCGGCGTACTGTGGGGCGCGCTGCTGCTGGATGAACCGCTGTCCATGGCGCACGTGTATGGCGGGGTGTTGATTGCGGGGGCATTGTGGCTAGTGTTGCGGCCGAAAAAAGCCTAG
- a CDS encoding type II CAAX prenyl endopeptidase Rce1 family protein has protein sequence MIALPWLYLALLSLGYGLALAYGQLGALALVSVALLLIAGYAVRQQRTPWARYLGHGLFIVLALSLAMHWLPGFYNGRGIGSQRFTADAVPFSMYLNQDKPLIGFWLLLACPWIVARRSLRLSICVAAVALTLTAIAALGGATLLGVISWAPKWPEQAWLWVLNNLLLVTLVEEALFRGYIQGGLRLRFKHLPYGENLALLLASLLFGLAHLGAGWHWVLLASIAGVGYGLAYRFGGLGAAVATHFGLNLLHFGLFTYPMLAG, from the coding sequence ATGATTGCACTGCCCTGGCTGTACCTGGCGCTTCTCTCCCTCGGCTATGGGCTGGCCCTGGCCTACGGGCAACTGGGCGCGCTGGCGCTGGTGTCGGTCGCCCTGCTGCTGATCGCCGGGTACGCCGTGCGCCAGCAGCGCACCCCTTGGGCGCGCTACCTCGGACACGGCTTGTTTATCGTGCTGGCCTTGAGCCTGGCGATGCACTGGCTGCCGGGCTTCTACAACGGGCGCGGCATCGGCTCGCAGCGTTTTACCGCCGACGCGGTGCCGTTCTCGATGTACCTGAACCAGGACAAACCGCTGATCGGCTTCTGGCTGCTGCTGGCCTGCCCGTGGATCGTGGCGCGGCGCAGCCTGCGCCTGTCGATCTGCGTCGCCGCCGTAGCCCTGACCCTCACCGCCATCGCCGCGCTGGGCGGCGCCACCTTGCTGGGCGTGATCAGTTGGGCACCGAAATGGCCGGAACAGGCCTGGCTGTGGGTGCTCAATAACCTGCTGCTGGTAACCCTGGTGGAAGAGGCCCTGTTCCGTGGCTATATCCAGGGCGGCTTGCGCCTGCGCTTCAAGCACCTGCCCTACGGCGAGAACCTCGCCTTGCTGCTGGCCTCGCTGCTGTTTGGCCTGGCGCACCTCGGCGCAGGCTGGCACTGGGTGCTGCTGGCGAGCATCGCCGGGGTCGGTTATGGGCTGGCGTATCGCTTCGGGGGGTTAGGGGCGGCGGTGGCCACGCACTTTGGCTTGAACCTGCTGCACTTCGGGCTGTTCACCTATCCGATGCTGGCGGGCTGA